A genomic region of Catalinimonas niigatensis contains the following coding sequences:
- a CDS encoding tyrosinase family protein, whose amino-acid sequence MKILNKKIVVLLIIIASTIQVTSAQSIRKNFTEMTQSEKDALVAAFYQLREGPDLISDLASYHNAFMAGIHKNLPQNDVFLAWHRKQMQEVELAMQTLNPRLSLPYWDETKNRTTTDPIWDESFMGQFNTAWNLNRNLGAQVSLPSSSHVSQVLALTNYYASTSTLTSMDFSPRLETQIVHTGAHLWVGGVMKAGNSPFDPIFYLHHCYMDKIWQRWQTMYGTSSFTKTSMPRYDGVFSFDGKVLPAVNPNSLVDSRSLGVFYAENQLALLDQYQVSNTYRPVEVFYYQYKIQAENNFIVPAGKSAQLESVTEVVLKPGFEARNGSTFTAKIDQDNNMNTNARSIPVALKSKPFKNVYGIDVIPDAFSEQMHDHHGSGHDGHGSDEHGQLHIFPNPAHGQVTIAYTVHEHDVEVRLTIFNHEGRIIYTKEAGKVGMGAQQFTLEGELLSSGTYVCMVTIGQNSLSQKLVVVR is encoded by the coding sequence ATGAAAATACTCAACAAAAAGATTGTGGTTTTGCTTATCATCATAGCATCTACAATCCAGGTAACTTCTGCGCAAAGTATACGCAAGAACTTTACAGAAATGACCCAATCAGAGAAAGATGCCCTGGTAGCTGCTTTTTATCAGCTCAGAGAAGGTCCCGATCTGATCAGTGATCTGGCTAGTTATCACAATGCTTTTATGGCTGGTATACATAAGAATCTGCCTCAGAACGATGTGTTCCTGGCCTGGCACAGAAAGCAGATGCAAGAAGTAGAGCTGGCCATGCAGACGCTTAATCCCAGACTAAGTCTTCCCTACTGGGATGAGACTAAAAACCGTACTACTACTGATCCCATATGGGATGAGAGTTTCATGGGTCAGTTTAACACTGCCTGGAATCTGAACCGGAACCTCGGAGCACAGGTTTCCTTACCGAGTAGTAGTCATGTTTCTCAGGTTTTGGCCCTGACCAATTATTATGCGAGTACCTCTACTTTAACCTCTATGGACTTTTCCCCCAGGTTAGAAACTCAAATCGTACATACCGGTGCCCATCTCTGGGTGGGAGGCGTGATGAAAGCAGGTAACTCACCTTTTGATCCTATATTTTATCTGCATCACTGCTATATGGATAAAATATGGCAGAGATGGCAGACTATGTATGGCACTTCCAGCTTTACCAAAACCAGCATGCCACGCTATGATGGTGTTTTTTCATTTGATGGTAAAGTCCTGCCAGCGGTCAACCCCAATAGCCTTGTAGATTCCAGAAGTCTGGGTGTTTTTTATGCAGAGAATCAACTGGCTTTACTGGATCAATATCAGGTGAGTAATACCTATCGCCCTGTAGAGGTATTTTATTACCAGTATAAGATTCAGGCGGAGAACAATTTTATTGTACCTGCCGGAAAATCTGCCCAACTAGAATCGGTCACTGAAGTTGTGCTCAAGCCTGGTTTTGAGGCCAGAAACGGAAGCACTTTCACGGCCAAAATTGATCAGGATAACAACATGAACACCAATGCCAGAAGTATTCCTGTAGCCCTGAAATCCAAACCTTTTAAGAATGTATATGGGATTGATGTCATTCCTGATGCATTTAGTGAACAAATGCATGACCATCATGGAAGTGGTCATGATGGTCATGGTTCTGATGAGCATGGACAACTACATATCTTCCCTAATCCTGCTCATGGTCAGGTAACGATTGCATATACAGTTCATGAGCATGATGTTGAGGTAAGGCTGACGATCTTTAACCATGAAGGAAGGATTATTTATACAAAAGAGGCGGGAAAAGTAGGTATGGGAGCACAACAGTTTACTTTGGAAGGAGAGTTGCTTAGTTCGGGCACATACGTTTGTATGGTCACCATAGGACAGAATAGCCTGAGCCAGAAACTTGTTGTCGTGAGATAA
- a CDS encoding BON domain-containing protein, with protein sequence MKTKTDRELQKDVMAELEWKFPLKPAEIGVSVNDGIVTLSGFTDSYYKKREAERAAEKIEGVKAIVEKVEVKLPHSNARTDEDVAKAASNALRWDVNVPEDKVKLIVNQAWVTLEGEVDWYYQKIAAEDAVENLIGVKGVTNSIIVKPKIKPSEVSEHIKNAFRRHAQLDAERITIEIEGSKAILKGKVRSLAEKKDAERAAWLTPGVSKVENQLEISFDTVLL encoded by the coding sequence ATGAAAACGAAAACAGATCGTGAACTTCAGAAGGATGTAATGGCTGAACTGGAATGGAAATTCCCTCTTAAACCCGCAGAAATCGGAGTTAGTGTCAATGACGGTATTGTTACTCTTTCGGGATTTACCGATTCTTACTACAAAAAAAGAGAAGCTGAAAGAGCCGCTGAAAAAATAGAAGGGGTGAAAGCCATTGTGGAGAAAGTAGAAGTTAAACTTCCTCACAGTAACGCTCGCACGGATGAAGATGTAGCCAAAGCGGCAAGTAATGCATTGCGCTGGGATGTTAATGTGCCTGAGGATAAGGTAAAACTCATTGTCAATCAGGCCTGGGTTACTCTGGAGGGTGAAGTAGATTGGTATTATCAGAAAATAGCCGCTGAAGATGCTGTTGAAAATCTCATCGGCGTAAAAGGCGTGACTAACTCTATCATAGTCAAACCAAAAATAAAACCCTCTGAGGTATCTGAGCACATCAAAAACGCATTCAGAAGGCATGCTCAGCTAGATGCTGAAAGAATAACCATTGAAATAGAGGGAAGCAAAGCTATTCTCAAAGGTAAAGTCCGTTCTTTGGCTGAAAAGAAAGATGCGGAAAGAGCAGCCTGGCTTACTCCCGGTGTTTCTAAGGTGGAGAATCAATTGGAGATATCTTTTGATACCGTCTTACTCTAA
- a CDS encoding ribose-phosphate diphosphokinase, translating into MQYHDLQLFVMQDCLAYGEKIAQKLGVTLSPYEERRFEDGEHKCRPLVSVRGNNVFVIASFYQDTSLSVNDKLCRFLFFVGALHDASAGSITAIIPYMCYARKDRKTQFRDPVTTRYIAQLFEAVGLNRIVTLDIHNLQAYQNAFRIHSDHLEARKLFVHYFASILGSEECTVLSPDAGGMYRAEKFRASLEHLIGRDISLGFMEKHRSKGQVWGETIAGNVKDKSVIVVDDLISTGGTLARAAKACISLEAHRVWVCATHGLFLSNAFEALSISEIGKIVVTDTVVHQNFSSHSAFEKKTTVLDTSSMWAKAILRIHQGGSLVELLQD; encoded by the coding sequence ATGCAGTACCATGATCTCCAACTTTTTGTAATGCAGGATTGCCTTGCTTATGGAGAAAAAATTGCACAAAAGCTGGGTGTGACATTAAGTCCATATGAAGAACGAAGGTTCGAAGATGGGGAACACAAATGTCGGCCACTGGTAAGCGTCAGGGGAAATAATGTGTTTGTGATTGCATCCTTTTACCAAGATACATCTCTGAGTGTGAACGATAAGTTATGCCGCTTTTTATTTTTTGTGGGTGCTTTGCATGATGCCTCTGCAGGGAGTATAACAGCCATTATTCCCTATATGTGTTATGCCCGCAAAGATCGCAAAACACAGTTTAGAGATCCGGTTACCACCCGATACATAGCCCAGCTTTTTGAAGCAGTCGGTTTGAACAGGATAGTAACTTTGGATATTCATAATCTACAGGCATATCAAAATGCTTTTCGTATTCATTCGGATCATCTGGAAGCCCGAAAGTTGTTCGTGCATTATTTTGCTTCAATATTAGGATCTGAGGAGTGCACAGTTTTATCTCCTGATGCAGGTGGCATGTATAGAGCAGAAAAGTTTCGAGCTTCTCTGGAACACCTGATAGGCAGGGATATATCCCTAGGCTTTATGGAAAAGCATAGAAGTAAAGGTCAGGTGTGGGGAGAAACCATTGCTGGAAATGTGAAAGATAAATCTGTAATCGTTGTAGATGATCTGATCAGCACAGGAGGGACACTGGCAAGAGCTGCCAAAGCTTGTATAAGCCTGGAAGCGCATAGGGTTTGGGTATGTGCTACTCATGGTTTGTTCTTATCTAATGCTTTTGAGGCCTTGTCAATATCAGAAATAGGGAAGATAGTAGTCACAGATACTGTTGTTCACCAGAACTTTTCATCACATAGCGCATTTGAAAAAAAAACAACAGTGTTAGATACATCCAGCATGTGGGCAAAAGCGATTTTAAGAATCCATCAAGGAGGTTCTCTGGTAGAATTATTACAAGATTAA
- a CDS encoding phytoene desaturase family protein, whose translation MAKEKSIIIIGAGIAGLSAGYYGSINGFKVTILEKAEKAGGQCTSWKHEDYTINGCIHWLVGSGPGNKMYELWKELGAIHGTEMVNHDRFAHFENVEGEDVILFCDPDKLKAHLLGLAPEEKRFIHSFTRAIRVLKESHNFHPNGKEQSFSNIWANLGQSFKGFYVYREILKWARYSCGDIAKKIENPYLKTLFFGLGKDMPIIAILFTLGWMNNQQAGYPVGGSGHFTAKIVDKFLASGGAIQYQAPVKEILVRNDCAKGIILEDGRKLYADYVVSAADGYTTIYHMLQGKYKNKKIDRYYLSFPLFKPVLFASFGINYPFKGLEGTALGRSFPLDNPLKAGTTVHNRLSVQIYNFDPTLAPEGKTLITSMIETDYEYWKALAKDQDKYKKEKGRFLMDLLERLTARFPAIMGKVEMMDLATPITYENYTGVYKGSYEGWRLTKDTFMKKMKKKLPGLENFYMAGQWVEPGGGLPPSAMSGKRVIQMICKQEKQKFIPSLPSVATTNDFQKVIVEHN comes from the coding sequence ATGGCAAAGGAAAAATCTATCATCATCATAGGGGCGGGTATCGCTGGCTTATCGGCTGGTTATTATGGTTCCATCAATGGCTTTAAAGTAACTATTCTTGAAAAAGCTGAAAAAGCCGGAGGCCAGTGCACCTCCTGGAAGCATGAAGACTATACGATCAATGGATGTATCCATTGGCTGGTAGGTTCAGGACCCGGCAACAAAATGTATGAACTGTGGAAAGAATTGGGAGCAATTCATGGAACTGAAATGGTCAATCACGATAGGTTTGCACATTTTGAAAACGTGGAAGGAGAAGATGTAATACTCTTCTGTGATCCTGATAAGCTTAAAGCTCACTTGCTGGGATTAGCCCCGGAAGAGAAAAGGTTTATTCATAGCTTCACACGGGCCATTCGAGTTTTAAAGGAAAGCCATAACTTTCATCCTAACGGTAAGGAGCAAAGCTTCAGCAATATATGGGCAAACTTAGGCCAAAGTTTCAAAGGATTTTATGTATACAGAGAAATACTGAAGTGGGCCAGGTATTCCTGTGGCGATATCGCTAAAAAGATAGAAAACCCTTATTTAAAAACGCTTTTTTTTGGCTTGGGCAAAGACATGCCCATAATCGCCATTCTTTTTACGCTGGGATGGATGAATAATCAGCAGGCCGGATATCCTGTGGGAGGATCGGGACATTTTACTGCAAAAATAGTGGACAAGTTTCTTGCATCAGGCGGGGCTATCCAATATCAAGCTCCTGTAAAAGAAATTCTGGTACGTAATGATTGTGCCAAAGGAATTATTCTGGAAGACGGCAGAAAGTTATATGCTGATTATGTAGTTTCTGCTGCTGATGGATATACGACCATCTACCACATGTTGCAGGGAAAGTATAAAAACAAAAAAATTGATCGCTACTATCTTTCTTTCCCACTTTTTAAACCTGTTCTTTTTGCTTCTTTCGGCATCAACTATCCATTCAAGGGTTTAGAGGGAACAGCCTTGGGAAGGAGCTTTCCTTTAGACAATCCTTTGAAAGCTGGAACTACTGTTCACAATCGTCTTTCTGTGCAAATTTATAATTTTGATCCTACATTGGCTCCTGAAGGCAAAACCCTGATCACTTCTATGATAGAAACAGATTATGAGTACTGGAAAGCATTGGCAAAGGATCAAGACAAGTACAAAAAAGAGAAGGGAAGGTTTTTGATGGACCTATTGGAAAGGCTAACTGCTAGGTTTCCTGCAATTATGGGTAAAGTTGAAATGATGGATCTGGCTACCCCCATTACCTACGAAAACTACACAGGAGTCTATAAAGGAAGCTATGAAGGCTGGAGGCTTACTAAAGATACCTTTATGAAAAAAATGAAAAAAAAGCTACCAGGTCTTGAAAACTTTTACATGGCTGGTCAATGGGTAGAACCTGGTGGTGGGCTTCCTCCTTCTGCCATGTCTGGCAAAAGAGTGATCCAAATGATCTGTAAACAGGAAAAACAGAAATTCATTCCTTCCTTACCTTCAGTAGCAACGACAAATGACTTTCAAAAAGTGATTGTTGAACACAATTGA
- a CDS encoding L,D-transpeptidase, whose protein sequence is MMLLKNKIIVQKVTVLLCFLIAACTKFQVGEDAGQAKLTDTIFVSEKKETSSIFTETKEAKLAIIVPRDIQMKHYFAFMDSVAAAYDTLVNYPLTEHILVRANPWIIDTLASFDYYESMKRGIFIYDQREVVVLKESDTLWLPDQQEVSFIEDQLKNTLLEVNIPEYKLRIKENDSVKYTFSVRVGRNERKYLKIAGREVSLQTPIGEGKIVRIERNPWYINPVTAQRYFETKRDDGRRTKLPQIPFLEPMIGGIRQGALIHPTTNANTLGKSYSNGCVGTGEGDAWIIYYHAPVGTLVNFRYDLNIINEQGDSLQLQDIYQLKKVETLYLSTVRVPLFYHDSFDSTPGHHQHNCQ, encoded by the coding sequence ATGATGCTGCTGAAAAATAAAATAATAGTACAGAAGGTAACGGTATTACTATGCTTTCTGATCGCTGCCTGTACTAAGTTTCAGGTGGGCGAAGATGCCGGCCAAGCAAAGCTCACTGATACAATTTTTGTCTCCGAAAAAAAGGAAACTTCTTCCATTTTTACCGAAACAAAAGAAGCTAAGCTTGCTATAATCGTCCCCAGGGATATACAAATGAAGCATTACTTTGCCTTCATGGATAGCGTCGCAGCTGCTTATGATACACTAGTAAATTACCCACTGACAGAACATATACTGGTACGTGCTAATCCCTGGATCATAGACACGCTGGCAAGCTTTGATTATTATGAAAGCATGAAACGGGGAATATTTATCTATGATCAACGGGAAGTAGTTGTACTTAAGGAATCTGATACGCTTTGGTTACCTGATCAGCAAGAAGTAAGCTTTATTGAAGATCAGCTAAAGAACACGCTTTTGGAGGTCAATATCCCGGAATATAAGCTCAGAATTAAAGAAAATGATTCAGTAAAATATACCTTTTCGGTAAGAGTAGGAAGAAACGAAAGAAAGTATCTCAAGATTGCCGGACGAGAAGTGAGCCTGCAAACCCCAATCGGAGAAGGAAAAATTGTCAGGATTGAAAGAAATCCCTGGTATATCAACCCGGTGACCGCTCAACGTTACTTTGAGACCAAAAGAGATGATGGCAGACGTACCAAGTTACCCCAAATACCTTTTTTAGAACCTATGATTGGCGGAATTCGGCAAGGGGCACTCATTCACCCCACTACCAATGCTAATACTCTTGGAAAATCTTATTCTAATGGTTGTGTAGGCACTGGCGAGGGAGATGCCTGGATCATCTATTACCACGCTCCAGTTGGTACTTTAGTAAATTTCCGCTATGATTTGAATATCATCAATGAGCAAGGGGATTCATTACAACTTCAGGATATTTATCAGTTGAAAAAAGTAGAAACACTGTATTTGTCTACAGTTAGGGTTCCCCTATTCTATCATGACTCCTTTGACTCTACACCCGGACATCATCAGCACAACTGCCAGTAA
- a CDS encoding Crp/Fnr family transcriptional regulator, with product MLHRPDRIHSSFFQEGLSGPLKELDCQEHSRISLQIGREIYREGAPSLFVYHVLQGAVKTYQTNQSGQITIRDIHKVDSFFGYSTLFNKKLYAESAVCIEETELIKTPSHHFISLLHTSPPFASYFIQNLTHHLEEQIEFLLQQTFHSLRKKLAEQLLFQCEKQKTVQRFGQVILSSEWFSLYVGKHTITLDRILAEFEKEGIIYFKKKHFIILDLEKLESKMNEPFPDC from the coding sequence ATGCTCCACCGGCCTGATCGTATCCACAGCAGTTTTTTTCAAGAGGGGCTTTCTGGTCCATTGAAAGAATTGGATTGTCAAGAGCATTCCAGGATTTCACTACAAATAGGACGAGAAATTTATAGAGAAGGCGCTCCTTCCCTATTTGTGTATCATGTGCTACAAGGCGCTGTAAAGACTTATCAAACCAATCAATCAGGACAAATCACCATACGTGATATCCACAAAGTAGATAGTTTTTTTGGCTACAGTACTTTATTCAATAAAAAGCTTTATGCAGAATCAGCCGTTTGCATAGAAGAGACAGAATTAATAAAAACGCCTAGTCATCATTTCATTTCATTGCTGCATACCTCTCCTCCGTTTGCGTCTTATTTTATCCAAAACTTGACCCATCACCTGGAAGAGCAGATTGAATTTCTGCTGCAGCAAACTTTTCATTCCTTAAGAAAGAAACTGGCTGAGCAGTTACTATTTCAGTGTGAAAAACAGAAGACAGTCCAACGTTTCGGACAAGTCATTCTTTCCAGCGAATGGTTTAGTTTATATGTTGGTAAGCATACTATCACCTTAGATCGTATACTGGCTGAATTTGAAAAAGAGGGCATCATTTACTTTAAGAAGAAGCATTTTATTATCCTGGACTTAGAGAAGCTAGAAAGCAAAATGAATGAACCCTTTCCGGATTGTTAA
- a CDS encoding DUF2267 domain-containing protein yields MTTHYFDHYASEANKLLIELAKEIQEPDNVRKAERILKAVLHTLRDRIPMQESFQLIAQLPLFIKGMYVTEWKYGEKPSRIRHMEEFIDTVKIKNRAIGEDDFGDDEKATFIIKKIFKALGKYVSPGEWEDIMDNLPKELHPLIRAAFT; encoded by the coding sequence ATGACAACGCATTATTTTGATCATTATGCTTCTGAAGCTAATAAGCTTCTTATTGAACTTGCCAAAGAAATTCAAGAACCGGACAATGTCAGGAAAGCCGAAAGAATTCTCAAAGCAGTATTACATACCTTAAGAGACAGAATTCCTATGCAGGAATCCTTTCAACTCATAGCACAGTTGCCTCTATTCATAAAAGGAATGTATGTGACAGAATGGAAATATGGTGAAAAACCATCCCGGATAAGGCATATGGAGGAATTTATCGACACAGTGAAAATAAAAAACCGTGCTATTGGCGAAGATGATTTTGGTGATGACGAAAAAGCAACCTTTATCATCAAAAAAATTTTTAAGGCATTAGGCAAATATGTATCTCCAGGTGAATGGGAGGATATCATGGATAACTTACCAAAGGAACTGCACCCTTTGATCAGGGCAGCTTTTACCTGA
- a CDS encoding magnesium transporter, whose amino-acid sequence MTNRNRKEEVLHYINTHVPVAYVEDTVEKMLEKIRKSDWEETLYIFITDAQNHLKGYFAFHELLKSAPDKKVTELMQPCHAVGIHHSLEYIATHAIFRNISAVPVIDEQEHFLGVIPSQTIIETLRKEHIEDMHKLAGISKESTHARKSVAEPPLRSLKHRLPWLLIGLSGSFLSSYLMADYEHMLRSYITLSFFVPGIVYLADAIGTQTETLVIRGLSLSRISIYKMIYTELRTGLMIGLILGVLSIPVAMLIAQDIQIALIVGGSIIAAGTLATSVGLILPWILHHFGIDPAFGSGPLATIIQDILSILIFLMLAKSVLG is encoded by the coding sequence ATGACGAATAGAAATAGAAAAGAGGAGGTATTACATTACATCAATACTCATGTTCCAGTAGCGTATGTTGAGGATACCGTGGAAAAAATGTTGGAAAAGATCAGAAAGTCAGATTGGGAAGAAACGCTGTATATTTTTATAACAGATGCTCAGAACCACCTGAAGGGTTATTTTGCATTTCATGAGCTGCTCAAAAGTGCACCTGACAAAAAAGTAACAGAGTTAATGCAGCCTTGTCATGCTGTAGGAATACATCATTCTCTGGAATATATCGCTACCCATGCTATTTTCAGGAATATTTCCGCTGTACCGGTCATTGATGAGCAAGAGCATTTCCTGGGTGTCATTCCTTCTCAGACTATCATTGAAACGTTGCGGAAAGAACATATTGAAGATATGCATAAACTGGCGGGTATCAGTAAAGAAAGTACGCATGCCCGAAAGTCAGTAGCTGAGCCTCCTCTACGTAGTCTCAAACACCGGCTTCCCTGGCTGCTGATAGGATTAAGTGGCTCTTTCCTCTCATCTTACCTCATGGCAGACTATGAGCATATGCTGAGAAGTTATATCACTTTGTCATTTTTTGTACCGGGAATTGTGTATCTGGCAGATGCTATTGGCACACAAACTGAAACGCTGGTGATCAGAGGATTATCCTTGAGCAGAATAAGTATTTATAAAATGATCTATACTGAACTGCGGACAGGTCTGATGATAGGCCTGATACTAGGTGTGCTTAGCATACCTGTGGCAATGCTAATTGCACAGGATATACAGATTGCACTGATCGTAGGAGGTTCTATCATAGCAGCAGGCACTTTGGCTACCTCAGTAGGATTAATCCTTCCCTGGATATTGCACCATTTTGGTATAGATCCTGCTTTTGGCTCAGGACCACTTGCTACCATTATTCAGGACATACTTAGCATTCTCATTTTTCTGATGTTGGCAAAATCAGTCTTAGGATAG
- a CDS encoding YciE/YciF ferroxidase family protein: MKFIQDLNELLVEQLKEQNDGERQQLEAFPKLRERTSSNELQKSIDHQLGTKRKHLQRIEQIFSLLQRNFHGEINKGVKGLLEEAEELAVRCTDAAVRDAGIITSIQHLCHHNMASYGTLSVFAKELRLLEIKELLGESLSEEKEIDLDLSILAKTHINPKAIH; this comes from the coding sequence ATGAAATTCATACAAGATTTGAATGAACTGTTAGTAGAGCAGTTGAAAGAACAAAATGATGGAGAACGGCAACAGTTGGAAGCCTTTCCAAAGTTAAGAGAAAGAACTTCAAGCAATGAGTTACAAAAATCCATAGACCATCAATTAGGGACAAAAAGAAAACATCTTCAACGCATAGAGCAGATTTTTTCTCTCTTACAAAGGAATTTTCATGGAGAGATAAATAAAGGTGTAAAAGGATTACTTGAAGAAGCAGAGGAGCTTGCTGTCAGGTGCACGGATGCAGCAGTTAGGGATGCAGGGATCATTACATCCATACAACATCTCTGTCACCACAACATGGCAAGCTACGGAACGCTGAGTGTTTTCGCTAAAGAATTAAGATTGCTTGAAATCAAGGAGTTGCTTGGTGAATCGCTTTCAGAGGAAAAAGAAATTGATCTGGATCTTTCCATACTAGCAAAAACACACATCAACCCTAAAGCTATCCATTGA